The Nocardioides sp. S5 genome includes a window with the following:
- a CDS encoding MOSC domain-containing protein has translation MSSRVHSIHLAPGRKIPARSVPSVEAEAGAGLVGDRYHGTKHRHVTVQALDDLAVAAEVLGRPVDPGLTRRNITLDRGPIPTRPGERMTIGDVELEVVRIAAPCRLLDDWLGPGAMQALRSPRGGTVFRLLGSGTISVGDEVEVHPRTS, from the coding sequence GTGAGCTCCCGCGTGCACTCGATCCACCTCGCCCCGGGCCGGAAGATCCCGGCGAGGTCCGTGCCGTCGGTCGAGGCGGAGGCCGGGGCCGGCCTGGTGGGCGACCGCTACCACGGCACGAAGCACCGCCACGTCACCGTGCAGGCGCTCGACGACCTCGCGGTCGCCGCCGAGGTGCTCGGGCGACCGGTCGACCCGGGACTGACGCGGCGCAACATCACCCTCGACCGCGGGCCGATCCCGACGCGCCCCGGTGAGCGGATGACGATCGGCGACGTCGAGCTCGAGGTGGTCCGCATCGCCGCGCCCTGCCGGCTCCTCGACGACTGGCTGGGGCCGGGCGCGATGCAGGCGCTGCGCTCGCCCCGCGGCGGGACGGTCTTCCGGCTGCTGGGCTCCGGCACGATCTCGGTCGGCGACGAGGTCGAGGTCCACCCCCGGACGTCATGA
- a CDS encoding bleomycin resistance protein codes for MVDHATPNLPSRDLDATAAFYAALGFATAYSSPGWLILERGSLVLEFFPDPGLDPATTAAGCCLRVDDLDGLYADCVAAGLPVTHVGRPRLHPPTVEDSGMRIGYLVDADGNLLRLVQNL; via the coding sequence ATGGTCGACCACGCCACGCCGAACCTGCCCTCCCGCGACCTCGACGCGACGGCTGCGTTCTACGCAGCGCTCGGTTTCGCGACGGCGTACAGCTCTCCGGGCTGGCTCATCCTCGAGCGCGGTTCGCTGGTGCTGGAGTTCTTCCCCGATCCGGGCCTCGACCCGGCCACCACCGCGGCCGGGTGCTGCTTGCGGGTCGACGACCTCGATGGGTTGTACGCCGACTGCGTGGCCGCGGGCTTGCCCGTGACGCACGTCGGCCGGCCGCGGCTGCACCCGCCGACGGTGGAGGACTCGGGGATGCGGATCGGCTACCTCGTCGACGCCGACGGCAACCTGCTGCGCCTCGTGCAGAACCTCTAG
- the katG gene encoding catalase/peroxidase HPI: MTDSENTGPESPQGVDRKAEAGCPVMHDSATAEGSESENPVIDSPEPKQGRPHTNQDWWPNQLDLSVLHAHSPKGNPLGADFNYREAFAQLDVEALKSDIAQTLRTSQDWWPADFGHYGGLMIRMSWHSAGTYRVFDGRGGAGDGGQRFAPLNSWPDNANLDKARRLLWPVKQKYGQKISWADLLVLAGNVALEDMGFETFGFAFGREDVWEPEEIYWGPEDTWLGDERYAGERELSDGLGAVQMGLIYVNPEGPNGNPDPVASARDIRDTFARMAMNDEETVALIAGGHTFGKTHGNGDADLIGPEPEGAPIENQGLGWISSYGSGKGGDTITSGLEVTWTDVPTQWSNRYFEILFGYEWELTESPAGAKQWVAKTDDAIIPDAHDPSKKHRPTMLTSDLALRFDPAYEKISRRFLENPEEFRLAFAKAWYKLLHRDMGPVGPHLLGPWVPEAQLWQDPVPPVQGELIGDADIATLKDRLLDSGLSVAQLVELAWASAATYRGTDRRGGANGARIRLEPQRSWDVHADLDLDTSLAAIERVQSEFNDAQSGKQVSLADLIVLGGAAAIEKAARDAGHEVSVPFTPGRTDASQEETEVDSFRWLEPRADGFRNWIRQGEKLQPEKLLLDKAYLLGLSAPQMTVLLGGLRALGANAGGTAHGVLTERPGTLTNDFFANLLSPGTQWKASQSDEGVYEIRDAASGDLRWTATAVDLVLGSNSQLRALSEVYASEDAREKFVGDFVDAWAKVMDNDRFDLR, encoded by the coding sequence ATGACCGACAGCGAGAACACCGGCCCCGAGAGCCCGCAGGGCGTCGACCGCAAGGCCGAGGCCGGGTGCCCGGTCATGCACGACTCCGCCACCGCCGAGGGCAGCGAGAGCGAGAACCCCGTCATCGACTCGCCCGAGCCCAAGCAGGGCCGGCCCCACACCAACCAGGACTGGTGGCCCAACCAGCTGGACCTGTCGGTGCTGCACGCGCACTCGCCGAAGGGCAACCCGCTCGGCGCCGACTTCAACTACCGCGAGGCCTTCGCGCAGCTCGACGTCGAGGCGCTGAAGTCAGACATCGCCCAGACGCTGCGGACCTCGCAGGACTGGTGGCCCGCCGACTTCGGCCACTACGGCGGCCTGATGATCCGGATGAGCTGGCACTCCGCGGGCACCTACCGCGTCTTCGACGGCCGCGGCGGCGCGGGCGACGGCGGCCAGCGCTTCGCCCCGCTCAACTCGTGGCCCGACAACGCCAACCTCGACAAGGCGCGCCGGCTGCTGTGGCCGGTGAAGCAGAAGTACGGCCAGAAGATCTCGTGGGCCGACCTGCTGGTGCTCGCCGGCAACGTGGCGCTCGAGGACATGGGCTTCGAGACCTTCGGATTCGCCTTCGGCCGCGAGGACGTGTGGGAGCCGGAGGAGATCTACTGGGGTCCCGAGGACACCTGGCTCGGCGACGAGCGCTACGCGGGTGAGCGCGAGCTCTCCGACGGCCTCGGCGCGGTCCAGATGGGTCTCATCTACGTCAACCCCGAGGGCCCCAACGGCAACCCGGACCCGGTCGCCTCGGCGCGCGACATCCGCGACACCTTCGCCCGGATGGCGATGAACGACGAGGAGACCGTCGCCCTCATCGCCGGCGGCCACACCTTCGGCAAGACCCACGGCAACGGCGACGCCGACCTCATCGGCCCGGAGCCCGAGGGTGCCCCGATCGAGAACCAGGGCCTCGGGTGGATCAGCTCGTACGGCTCGGGCAAGGGCGGCGACACGATCACCTCCGGCCTCGAGGTCACCTGGACCGACGTGCCGACGCAGTGGAGCAACCGCTACTTCGAGATCCTCTTCGGCTACGAGTGGGAGCTCACCGAGAGCCCGGCGGGCGCCAAGCAGTGGGTCGCCAAGACCGACGACGCGATCATCCCCGACGCCCACGACCCGTCGAAGAAGCACCGTCCCACGATGCTGACCTCCGACCTCGCGCTGCGCTTCGACCCGGCCTACGAGAAGATCTCGCGCCGTTTCCTCGAGAACCCCGAGGAGTTCCGCCTCGCCTTCGCCAAGGCCTGGTACAAGCTGCTCCACCGCGACATGGGCCCGGTCGGCCCGCACCTGCTCGGCCCGTGGGTCCCCGAGGCCCAGCTGTGGCAGGACCCGGTCCCGCCGGTCCAGGGCGAGCTCATCGGCGACGCCGACATCGCCACGCTGAAGGACAGGCTGCTCGACTCGGGCCTCTCGGTCGCGCAGCTCGTGGAGCTGGCCTGGGCGTCGGCGGCCACCTACCGCGGCACCGACCGCCGCGGTGGCGCCAACGGTGCGCGCATCCGCCTGGAGCCGCAGCGCAGCTGGGACGTCCACGCCGACCTCGACCTCGACACCTCGCTCGCCGCGATCGAGCGCGTGCAGTCCGAGTTCAACGACGCGCAGTCGGGCAAGCAGGTCTCGCTCGCCGACCTCATCGTCCTCGGTGGTGCGGCCGCGATCGAGAAGGCGGCCCGCGACGCCGGCCACGAGGTGAGCGTGCCGTTCACCCCGGGCCGTACGGATGCCTCGCAGGAGGAGACCGAGGTCGACTCCTTCCGCTGGCTCGAGCCCCGCGCCGACGGCTTCCGCAACTGGATCCGCCAGGGCGAGAAGCTCCAGCCGGAGAAGCTGCTGCTGGACAAGGCCTACCTGCTCGGCCTCTCGGCCCCGCAGATGACCGTCCTCCTCGGCGGCCTGCGCGCTCTGGGCGCCAACGCCGGCGGCACCGCCCACGGTGTGCTCACCGAGCGTCCCGGCACCCTCACCAACGACTTCTTCGCGAACCTGCTGTCCCCGGGCACGCAGTGGAAGGCGTCGCAGTCCGACGAGGGCGTGTACGAGATCCGCGACGCCGCGTCCGGTGACCTGAGGTGGACCGCCACCGCGGTCGACCTCGTGCTGGGCTCGAACTCGCAGCTGCGGGCGCTGTCGGAGGTCTACGCCTCCGAGGACGCACGCGAGAAGTTCGTCGGTGACTTCGTCGACGCGTGGGCCAAGGTCATGGACAACGACCGCTTCGACCTCCGCTGA
- a CDS encoding Fur family transcriptional regulator: MHDHDFEHLLRGAELRVTRPRLAVLRAVRRHPHADTGSVLAAVRVEEPAVSHQAVYDVLGVLSESGLVRRIQPAGSVARYELRVGDNHHHVVCRSCGEVADVDCAVGVRPCLDASDTHGFVIDEAEVTYWGTCPACSTDRTPSQSRTTEGTR; encoded by the coding sequence ATGCACGACCACGACTTCGAGCACCTGCTCCGTGGCGCAGAGCTGCGGGTCACCCGCCCGCGCCTCGCGGTGCTGCGCGCCGTACGCCGACACCCGCACGCCGACACCGGCAGCGTCCTGGCAGCCGTGCGCGTCGAGGAGCCGGCCGTGTCGCACCAGGCGGTCTACGACGTCCTCGGCGTGCTCTCCGAGTCGGGCCTGGTCCGCCGGATCCAGCCCGCCGGCTCCGTCGCCCGCTACGAGCTGCGCGTCGGCGACAACCACCACCACGTCGTCTGCCGCTCCTGCGGCGAGGTGGCCGACGTCGACTGCGCGGTGGGCGTACGCCCGTGCCTCGACGCCTCCGACACCCACGGCTTCGTCATCGACGAGGCCGAGGTCACCTACTGGGGCACCTGCCCCGCCTGCTCCACCGACCGCACGCCATCCCAGTCCCGCACCACGGAAGGAACCCGATGA
- a CDS encoding BCCT family transporter, whose amino-acid sequence MSSSPDSPPSPPLEADVPVQKGLRPDAAITAPRVFWPAAAIILVFVGLAVALPQRLGDTLSSLNSTVIGDLGWFYVLLVSSFIAFSLWVAFSPMGRVVLGKDDEEPEFGLKSWFAMLFAAGMGIGLVFWGVAEPLNHFASPPPGTADGDAAAARAAMDTTFLHWGLHAWGIYVVVGLAVAYAVHRKGRPISIRWALEPLLGDRVKGTLGDVIDVIAIIGTLFGVATSLGFGVSQISAGLAYLGFVDEASTTLKVALIVGISVIAIVSVATGVDKGIKWLSNINMGLAAALLLVVAILGPTVFILGDFVQQLGSYGRNFLELSFRTMSFQGEDGSAWLSGWTTFYWGWWMSWAPFVGVFIARISRGRTVREFVTGVLLVPTLVTFLWFSVLGGSAIYREMFGEGGLVGEDGAVSTDAALFQFLEGLPASGLLSVVAMILVVVFFVTSSDSGSFVVDMLASGGNPQPPVWSRVFWAVLQGLIAATLIIAGAVTGQDGLGALQTMAILLALPFSIVMIGMMVATAKALLHENWLIERAERRLLAAEVAGEVARVNGTTPGPIRDERPPRRTKV is encoded by the coding sequence GTGTCCAGCTCCCCCGACAGTCCCCCTTCGCCGCCCCTCGAGGCGGACGTCCCCGTCCAGAAGGGCCTCCGCCCCGACGCCGCGATCACCGCGCCGCGGGTCTTCTGGCCCGCCGCGGCGATCATCCTCGTGTTCGTCGGCCTCGCCGTGGCACTGCCCCAGCGCCTCGGCGACACCCTCAGCAGCCTCAACAGCACCGTCATCGGTGACCTCGGCTGGTTCTACGTCCTGCTCGTGAGCTCGTTCATCGCCTTCTCGCTGTGGGTGGCCTTCTCGCCGATGGGCCGCGTGGTGCTCGGCAAGGACGACGAGGAGCCCGAGTTCGGCCTCAAGTCGTGGTTCGCGATGCTCTTCGCCGCCGGCATGGGCATCGGCCTGGTGTTCTGGGGCGTTGCCGAGCCGCTGAACCACTTCGCCTCACCGCCGCCCGGCACCGCCGACGGCGACGCCGCGGCCGCCCGGGCTGCGATGGACACCACCTTCCTGCACTGGGGCCTGCACGCGTGGGGCATCTACGTGGTCGTCGGCCTGGCGGTCGCGTACGCCGTGCACCGCAAGGGACGACCGATCTCGATCCGCTGGGCGCTCGAGCCGCTCCTCGGCGACCGGGTCAAGGGAACGCTCGGTGACGTGATCGACGTGATCGCCATCATCGGCACGCTCTTCGGTGTCGCGACCTCGCTGGGCTTCGGCGTCAGCCAGATCAGCGCCGGCCTGGCCTACCTCGGCTTCGTCGACGAGGCGTCGACCACCCTCAAGGTCGCCCTCATCGTCGGGATCAGCGTCATCGCGATCGTCTCCGTGGCCACCGGCGTCGACAAGGGCATCAAGTGGCTCTCCAACATCAACATGGGCCTGGCCGCCGCGCTCCTCCTCGTCGTGGCGATCCTCGGCCCCACCGTGTTCATCCTGGGCGACTTCGTCCAGCAGCTCGGCTCCTACGGCCGCAACTTCCTCGAGCTGTCGTTCCGCACGATGAGCTTCCAGGGTGAGGACGGAAGCGCCTGGCTGTCCGGCTGGACGACCTTCTACTGGGGCTGGTGGATGAGCTGGGCGCCGTTCGTCGGCGTCTTCATCGCCCGCATCTCCCGCGGCCGCACCGTGCGCGAGTTCGTCACCGGCGTGCTGCTGGTGCCGACGCTCGTGACCTTCCTCTGGTTCTCGGTCCTGGGTGGGTCGGCCATCTACCGCGAAATGTTCGGCGAGGGCGGACTGGTCGGTGAGGACGGCGCGGTCTCGACCGACGCCGCGCTGTTCCAGTTCCTCGAGGGGCTGCCGGCCTCGGGCCTGCTCAGCGTCGTCGCGATGATCCTGGTGGTCGTCTTCTTCGTGACGAGCTCCGACTCCGGCTCGTTCGTCGTCGACATGCTCGCCAGCGGCGGCAACCCCCAGCCGCCGGTCTGGTCGCGCGTGTTCTGGGCCGTGTTGCAGGGTCTCATCGCGGCCACGCTCATCATCGCCGGCGCCGTGACCGGTCAGGACGGCCTCGGCGCCCTCCAGACCATGGCCATCCTGCTGGCGCTGCCGTTCAGCATCGTGATGATCGGGATGATGGTGGCCACGGCCAAGGCGCTGCTGCACGAGAACTGGCTCATCGAGCGCGCCGAGCGGCGCCTGCTCGCGGCCGAGGTGGCCGGCGAGGTGGCGCGCGTCAACGGCACCACGCCCGGTCCGATCCGCGACGAGCGACCGCCGCGACGTACGAAGGTCTGA
- a CDS encoding GNAT family protein, protein MLSLQIDDARLSDLETWHAEQLAGLFRAHGEDFYDWLPWEGFEDVEGARGFIDSFTRGRGEGTRRLYGIWIGDELVGGTLFPSINARSRIAEVGVFLAASARGRGIVTRAVAAMLDWAFAERGLHRVEWRCAPGNLASRRVAERLGFTHEGTLREVFPVREERQDLEVWAILSREWSGLPPRR, encoded by the coding sequence GTGCTGAGCCTGCAGATCGACGACGCCCGCCTGTCCGACCTCGAGACGTGGCACGCCGAGCAGCTCGCCGGGCTGTTCCGAGCGCACGGCGAGGACTTCTACGACTGGCTGCCGTGGGAGGGCTTCGAGGACGTCGAGGGTGCCCGCGGCTTCATCGACAGCTTCACCAGGGGCCGGGGCGAGGGCACCCGCCGCCTGTACGGCATCTGGATCGGGGACGAGCTGGTGGGCGGGACGCTCTTCCCGAGCATCAACGCACGCTCCCGGATCGCCGAGGTCGGTGTCTTCCTCGCCGCCTCGGCCCGCGGTCGCGGCATCGTCACCCGCGCCGTCGCGGCCATGCTCGACTGGGCGTTCGCCGAGCGCGGGCTGCACCGCGTCGAGTGGCGCTGCGCCCCGGGCAACCTCGCCAGCAGACGCGTCGCCGAGCGCCTCGGCTTCACCCACGAGGGCACCCTCCGCGAGGTGTTCCCCGTGCGCGAGGAGCGCCAGGACCTCGAGGTGTGGGCGATCCTGTCCCGCGAGTGGTCCGGCCTCCCGCCTCGGCGGTAG
- a CDS encoding SDR family NAD(P)-dependent oxidoreductase: MARPLLARAVDAAMDRSLVLGYTTIGLAVRRTLPGWPADPPAGALAGRHVLVTGASSGLGIATVEGLARLGATVHMLVRDEEKGAGVADRLRAVLPGTELLLWRCDVGDLDDVRRFAADFAEEVPELHAIVHNAGVMPPTRTESAQGHELSMAVHVLGPVVMTEALRGPLVGGRVVLVSSGGMYGQALRADDPGYLTGDYSPTTAYARSKRMQVEMGPLLGERWAGDGITVATMHPGWADTPGVQESLPRFRSITRPVLRDDAQGADTSVWLAAVEPAPPTGRFWHDRVERPTSILPTTRPNPDARARAWLWLTEAAGLG, encoded by the coding sequence GTGGCACGACCGCTGCTCGCCCGCGCCGTCGACGCGGCGATGGACCGCTCCCTGGTCCTCGGCTACACCACGATCGGCCTCGCCGTGCGGCGTACGCTGCCCGGCTGGCCGGCGGACCCGCCCGCGGGTGCGCTGGCCGGTCGCCACGTGCTCGTCACCGGCGCCAGCTCCGGGCTCGGCATCGCGACCGTGGAGGGCCTGGCCCGGCTGGGCGCCACGGTCCACATGCTCGTGCGTGACGAGGAGAAGGGCGCCGGTGTCGCGGACCGGCTGCGGGCGGTGCTGCCCGGCACCGAGCTGCTGCTGTGGCGCTGCGACGTCGGCGACCTCGACGACGTACGCCGCTTTGCCGCCGACTTCGCAGAGGAGGTCCCCGAGCTGCACGCGATCGTGCACAACGCCGGCGTGATGCCGCCGACGCGCACCGAGTCCGCGCAGGGCCACGAGCTCAGCATGGCGGTGCACGTCCTCGGGCCGGTCGTGATGACCGAGGCGCTGCGTGGGCCGCTGGTGGGCGGTCGGGTGGTGCTGGTCAGCAGCGGCGGGATGTACGGCCAGGCGCTGCGCGCCGACGACCCGGGCTACCTCACCGGCGACTACTCACCCACGACGGCGTACGCGCGGTCCAAGCGGATGCAGGTCGAGATGGGGCCGCTGCTCGGCGAGCGGTGGGCCGGCGACGGCATCACCGTGGCCACGATGCACCCCGGCTGGGCCGACACCCCCGGCGTGCAGGAGTCGCTGCCGCGCTTCCGCTCGATCACCCGGCCGGTGCTGCGCGACGACGCCCAGGGCGCCGACACGAGCGTGTGGCTCGCCGCGGTCGAGCCGGCACCGCCCACGGGTCGCTTCTGGCACGACCGGGTCGAGCGGCCCACCAGCATCCTGCCCACCACGCGGCCGAACCCGGATGCCCGGGCGCGCGCGTGGCTGTGGCTCACCGAGGCCGCCGGGCTGGGCTGA
- a CDS encoding aldo/keto reductase: protein MQTRTIGHQQVGAIGLGLMTFDQTGTQPRQQLLDTVTAALDAGVTLFDTADAYGPGDEKGAGAQGENERLIASILDELGVRDRVLLATKGGHVRTDGGGWDTDSSAEHLRSAVDASLQRLGVEQIALWQHHRPDPKVPYDEVIGTLKEIAGSGKVARVGLSNADPDQIRAAHAVLGDALASVQNQFSPKFRSSKPEIDVCDELGLPFLPWSPLGGLGDAKELAEKHPAFAEIATERGVSAQQVALAWELAQSPVVIPIPGAKRPSSITDSAAAADIELTSDEVARLDAS, encoded by the coding sequence ATGCAGACTCGCACCATCGGACACCAGCAGGTCGGCGCCATCGGCCTGGGCCTGATGACCTTCGACCAGACCGGCACCCAGCCGCGCCAGCAGCTCCTCGACACCGTCACCGCCGCGCTCGACGCCGGCGTCACGCTGTTCGACACCGCCGACGCCTACGGGCCCGGCGACGAGAAGGGGGCGGGCGCCCAGGGTGAGAACGAGCGACTGATCGCCTCGATCCTCGACGAGCTCGGCGTCCGCGACCGCGTGCTGCTCGCCACCAAGGGCGGCCACGTCCGCACCGACGGCGGCGGCTGGGACACCGACAGCTCGGCCGAGCACCTCCGCAGCGCCGTCGACGCCAGCCTCCAACGGCTCGGGGTCGAGCAGATCGCGCTGTGGCAGCACCACCGGCCGGACCCGAAGGTCCCCTACGACGAGGTCATCGGCACGCTGAAGGAGATCGCCGGCAGCGGCAAGGTCGCCCGCGTGGGGCTGTCCAACGCCGACCCCGACCAGATCCGCGCCGCGCACGCCGTCCTCGGTGACGCGCTGGCGAGCGTGCAGAACCAGTTCAGCCCGAAGTTCCGCAGCAGCAAGCCCGAGATCGACGTGTGCGACGAGCTCGGCCTCCCGTTCCTGCCGTGGAGCCCGCTCGGCGGCCTGGGCGACGCCAAGGAGCTGGCCGAGAAGCATCCGGCCTTCGCCGAGATCGCCACCGAGCGCGGGGTGAGCGCCCAGCAGGTGGCGCTGGCCTGGGAGCTCGCGCAGTCGCCGGTCGTCATCCCGATCCCCGGCGCCAAGCGGCCCTCGTCCATCACCGACTCGGCGGCTGCGGCCGACATCGAGCTGACGTCCGACGAGGTCGCCCGCCTCGACGCGAGCTGA
- a CDS encoding BLUF domain-containing protein: MSSHSGVHDGRVLSLTYTSAATRLLSVGQLVELIEQIRPKNERLGVTGLLLYSGGNVIQTLEGDTSSVESVFDAIRADARHSGVRVVDRRLADERAFTSWSMGFRNISAREVAELQDFTAFARESVGDDLSAHAVAAFSLLDTFRVNAV, encoded by the coding sequence ATGAGCTCCCACTCCGGCGTCCACGACGGGCGCGTCCTCAGCCTCACCTACACCAGCGCGGCCACGCGCCTGCTCTCCGTCGGCCAGCTGGTCGAGCTCATCGAGCAGATCCGCCCCAAGAACGAGCGCCTCGGCGTGACCGGCCTGCTGCTCTACAGCGGCGGCAACGTCATCCAGACGCTCGAGGGTGACACGTCGTCGGTCGAGTCGGTCTTCGACGCCATCCGTGCCGACGCGCGCCACAGCGGCGTACGCGTGGTGGACAGGCGACTCGCCGACGAGCGCGCCTTCACCTCCTGGTCGATGGGCTTCCGCAACATCAGCGCCCGCGAGGTCGCCGAGCTCCAGGACTTCACCGCGTTCGCGCGCGAGTCCGTCGGCGATGACCTCAGCGCCCACGCGGTGGCGGCCTTCAGCCTGCTCGACACCTTCCGCGTCAACGCCGTCTGA
- the fgd gene encoding glucose-6-phosphate dehydrogenase (coenzyme-F420): MTTSPLTIGYKASAEQFGPRELVGLGTRAEEVGLDSVWLSDHLQPWRHEGGHAPNALAVLAALGERTDRVVLGTSVLTPTFRYNPAVLAQQFATLALLDPGRVVLGVGTGEALNEVSVGLGEWPDFKERWARLRESVRLMRELWAGERVTFDGDYYRTVDATIYDRPHGGVPIYVAAGGPQMAKYAGRVGDGFICTSGKGMDLYTDKLLPAVAEGLEAAGRASGDIARMIEIKLSYAPTREEALENCRFWAPLSLSAEQKHQLDDPVEMAAAADRLPIEQVASRWIVETSPEAVVDAVRPYVDAGFDHLVFHAPGHEQEAFLSSFGAEVLPGLRELGA; the protein is encoded by the coding sequence ATGACGACCTCGCCGCTCACCATCGGTTACAAGGCCTCGGCCGAGCAGTTCGGCCCCCGCGAGCTCGTCGGGCTCGGCACCCGCGCCGAGGAGGTCGGCCTCGACAGCGTGTGGCTCAGCGACCACCTCCAGCCCTGGCGCCACGAGGGCGGCCACGCCCCCAACGCGCTCGCGGTGCTCGCGGCCCTCGGTGAGCGCACGGACCGCGTGGTGCTCGGCACCAGCGTGCTCACCCCGACCTTCCGCTACAACCCGGCCGTCCTGGCTCAGCAGTTCGCCACCCTCGCGCTGCTCGACCCCGGCCGGGTGGTGCTCGGTGTCGGCACGGGCGAGGCGCTCAACGAGGTCTCCGTCGGGCTCGGGGAGTGGCCGGACTTCAAGGAGCGCTGGGCGCGCCTGCGCGAGTCGGTGCGGCTGATGCGCGAGCTCTGGGCCGGTGAGCGGGTCACCTTCGACGGCGACTACTACCGCACCGTCGACGCCACGATCTACGACCGCCCCCACGGCGGCGTGCCGATCTACGTCGCGGCCGGCGGCCCGCAGATGGCGAAGTACGCCGGTCGCGTGGGCGACGGCTTCATCTGCACCAGCGGCAAGGGGATGGACCTCTACACCGACAAGCTGCTACCCGCGGTCGCCGAGGGCCTCGAGGCAGCGGGCCGGGCCTCCGGCGACATCGCGCGGATGATTGAGATCAAGCTGTCCTACGCCCCCACCCGCGAGGAGGCGCTCGAGAACTGCCGCTTCTGGGCGCCGCTGTCGCTGAGCGCGGAGCAGAAGCACCAGCTCGACGACCCGGTGGAGATGGCCGCCGCCGCCGACCGGCTGCCGATCGAGCAGGTGGCCTCGCGCTGGATCGTCGAGACCTCGCCCGAGGCGGTCGTCGACGCCGTGCGCCCCTACGTCGACGCGGGCTTCGACCACCTCGTCTTCCACGCCCCGGGCCACGAGCAGGAGGCGTTCCTCTCATCCTTCGGTGCCGAGGTGCTGCCGGGCCTGCGCGAGCTCGGCGCGTAG
- a CDS encoding TIGR03619 family F420-dependent LLM class oxidoreductase — protein MSDLPLLGFGLPVSGSWATPTTMIHLARRAEELGWASLWTFQRLLQPLDGEPDAAHNPGTRPVGDPAYASVHDAVLPLAFVAAHTSTIGLGTATVCAPFTPPVVLAKAMSTLDHLSGGRVTTGIGMGWLPQEYVAAGVPFQRRGARMEEYVRCLKAVWTQDPVQFDGEFYTVPRSHVGPRPVQRPHPPVLVGGAAEPALRRAGRLAEGWIGSTRTDLESLARSVALVRAGAEEAGRDPDAVRILVRTVVDLVAEDPGHGRRRGHGTRQQVLGDLADLASHGATEVLVDLNFSPRVGSPDVDADGATAEAERVLDALAPPQPPPHLRRPPPSA, from the coding sequence GTGAGCGATCTTCCCCTGCTGGGGTTCGGTCTGCCGGTGTCGGGCAGCTGGGCGACCCCCACCACGATGATCCACCTCGCCCGCAGGGCCGAGGAGCTGGGCTGGGCGTCGCTGTGGACCTTCCAGCGTCTGCTCCAGCCGCTCGACGGCGAGCCCGACGCCGCGCACAACCCGGGCACGAGACCGGTCGGCGACCCGGCGTACGCCTCGGTGCACGACGCCGTGCTGCCACTGGCCTTCGTCGCCGCCCACACCAGCACGATCGGCCTCGGCACCGCCACGGTGTGTGCACCGTTCACGCCGCCGGTGGTGCTGGCCAAGGCGATGTCCACCCTGGACCACCTCAGCGGCGGCCGCGTGACCACCGGGATCGGGATGGGCTGGCTGCCGCAGGAGTACGTCGCCGCCGGCGTGCCGTTCCAGCGGCGTGGTGCCCGCATGGAGGAGTACGTCCGCTGCCTGAAGGCCGTGTGGACGCAGGACCCGGTCCAGTTCGACGGCGAGTTCTACACCGTGCCGCGCTCCCACGTCGGCCCGCGCCCGGTCCAGCGACCTCACCCGCCGGTCCTCGTCGGTGGAGCCGCGGAGCCGGCGCTGCGCCGGGCCGGGCGCCTGGCCGAGGGCTGGATCGGCAGCACCCGCACCGACCTGGAGTCCCTCGCCCGCTCCGTCGCACTCGTGCGGGCCGGTGCCGAGGAGGCCGGCCGCGACCCCGACGCCGTACGCATCCTGGTGCGGACGGTGGTCGACCTGGTCGCCGAGGATCCCGGCCACGGTCGCCGTCGGGGGCACGGGACGCGGCAGCAGGTCCTCGGCGACCTGGCCGACCTGGCGAGCCACGGGGCCACCGAGGTCCTCGTGGACCTCAACTTCTCCCCGCGCGTCGGCTCGCCGGACGTGGACGCCGATGGAGCGACGGCGGAGGCCGAGCGTGTGCTGGACGCGCTGGCCCCGCCTCAGCCGCCGCCCCACCTCAGGAGGCCTCCACCTTCGGCATGA